The window CCGGCGACGTGACCGACACCGAGGGGCGAATCGCTGGCTAATGCAGCGACAAGCTCACACTGACGGACTTGTCATCCTGAACTTGGTTCAGGATCTCTAACCCTCGTTTTAGATCCCGGATCGGGGTCCAGGATGACAAAGCTAAAGGGGCTGTCCTAGATAACGGTCCAGTCCAGTAGCGTCTTCAGCAAGTTGCTCGCCGGACCGTAGTTGAACCGCCACTCGCATTCCTTCAAAAACAGCTCGAAATGAGCCTTCGCGATCCCATTATACCGAC is drawn from Bacteroidota bacterium and contains these coding sequences:
- a CDS encoding IS1595 family transposase; translation: RYNGIAKAHFELFLKECEWRFNYGPASNLLKTLLDWTVI